The genome window AGCTGTCATGTTCGAGATAAGTCCATCTACCACACCATCAAGGGGATCACAGTAGGTGATAGCTTCTCGAGTCAGGAAGTCCAGTTCGCAGACGAGAGGGTTTAAGTTGTGCCAGATGCGCATGAAAAGAGCATAGTACAGCGAGGAAGTAAACTTGGTGAAGGATTGTGCGGGAGCTGAGGCAGCAATACCATCGTATGCAGTGGGATAGCGCTCAGCGATCATCATTCCCTGCCGGCCTCCTTGTGAGCAACCGCTCCAGTAGGAATATTCAGGAGCACGACCGTAGAAGCTGTTCACCAGGCTCTTTCCAATGATGGCTTGGTCATTGTAGGCCCGGGATCCGAAATTTTCCACTGCAACCCAATTGACATTGCCCGGACTGGTGAGCGCCCATTCACGAGGTCCTGTAGTATCCTTGCCCAGTCCAgcatcggtggtggtggtagcaAATCCTTCCCCAAGTGCACCTCCCATGAAGAATTCGGACAGCACAAACCGGCCAGCAGCCCATCCGCCACCTCCTGTTGCTTGGAGGCGGCCGTTCCAGTTGGCCGGTTCCGGAAGCCAGGTCTCGACAGTGATGTTATCCTCATAGCCGGGATGTGTATACTGCACGGTAATGTTGCAGAACTTGGCATTTTCGAGTTCAACGGTACCTCCATTGTAGTTGAACGTGTACGGAATGTAATCGGTGTAATTGGTAACCCAAGCTGCTGACAGAGAAAGGATCTCAGCCCCGTACACGACCGGGGTCTGAATGGCTGCAGGCGAGCAAATGGAAAAGT of Aspergillus luchuensis IFO 4308 DNA, chromosome 7, nearly complete sequence contains these proteins:
- a CDS encoding putative feruloyl esterase (COG:S;~EggNog:ENOG410PG0P;~InterPro:IPR011118,IPR029058;~PFAM:PF07519), whose product is MSNFSICSPAAIQTPVVYGAEILSLSAAWVTNYTDYIPYTFNYNGGTVELENAKFCNITVQYTHPGYEDNITVETWLPEPANWNGRLQATGGGGWAAGRFVLSEFFMGGALGEGFATTTTDAGLGKDTTGPREWALTSPGNVNWVAVENFGSRAYNDQAIIGKSLVNSFYGRAPEYSYWSGCSQGGRQGMMIAERYPTAYDGIAASAPAQSFTKFTSSLYYALFMRIWHNLNPLVCELDFLTREAITYCDPLDGVVDGLISNMTACNYDPYTAVNKTFTCDSLNRTIALSQGAAVIIDAAWSGAHTTDGHQLWYGYNPGSDIGSTFGAQPGFSSSSFATLKDEWFNLFVAKNISFDTMGLSHAEYQEFFNLITSEYGSAWNADDANLHAFKNNGGKLLTYHGMADPSIPTKGTEYLYNKARALFPDIHDFWRFFESPGLGHCAGGLGGQPTTVMKALQRWVENGTAPDTLPVEYPSLGTGLHRNLCPYPSQIEYVGGNISLAESFRCT